The nucleotide window CATCCACGGCCCCGCGGGCCCCGCTGCTCCGGTACACGGTCACCTTGAGCTCGCCCACGTTCTCGGCCGTCTCCAACTTGGGGTCGGCGAAGCCGAACGACCCGCAGTGGTCGTCGTCGAGGATCATGACGACGGCCGTGGCCGGCTGCCCCAAGTTGACGACCCCCTCGCCGCCGACCGTCCGGGCCTTGGTCAGGTGCACGTAGAAGTGCTCGTTCTCCTCGAACACATCGTCGTCGATGATCTGGAGCGTGATCCGCTGCTCGGCCTCCCCCGGCTGGAACACGATCGTCCCAGAGGCGCCCACGTAGTCGGACCCGGCGACGGCCGTCCCGTCCTCCGTCGTGAAGTCCACCTTGACCGTGTCCCGGAGCGCCTTCTCGTCGGCCACCTCGCGGGCCACCGTCACGTCGAAGCTCCCGATGTTCTCGAGCACCGTGTAGTACTGCGGTCGGAAGAAGACCTGCGTCCCCTCGGGGGCCGGCGCGATCTTCTGGTTCGAGTCCTCCCGGATGGAGATCTTCGAGTGGTGGCTGCCCGTCAGCATCCGCGAGGCTTGCACGCGGTAGAAGGCTCTGGACTTGGGGAGGTTGGCCATGATCCTCTCTTGAGCGAGGCGCTCCAGCTCGTCCATGGACATGCCCGGGTTCTCCTTCTTGAGCATGCGCAGCGTGTCGGCCAGGGACTCGGGGTCTTTGGAGTCCTCGAGGATCTCCTCCTCCGGCTCCATGGCCATGTTGATCTCGCCCGACTCGGCGGCGACGATGACGCGGTTCCGGTTGAGCCGGAGGCTCTTGAAGGAGTGCGACTGGGAGCGGTCGGCCATGTAGGCGGTGAGCACGGTGGCCGGGAAGAAGAGGAAGGTGAGGATGCCCTCCCAGACCTCGACGACGCCCTCGCTGATGACCGCCAGGATGAGGTAGAGCCAGATGTAGGCGAAGACGGACCACGTGGCCGTCACGAAGAAGACCCGCAGGTGCTTGATCTTCCGCACCTCGCCGTCGGGGACGACGTAGACGCACAGGGAGATGATGACGAAGAGGTTGTAGGCGGCCGAGCCGACGATGGTGCCGGGACCGAGGTCGCCGGCAGTAAAGTTCTTGGCGTAGATCTCTATGATTGAAAGGAGGATCTCGGGGGCTGAGGAGCCGAGGGCCATGAGGGTGAGGTTGGCGACGGTCTCGTTCCAGACGCGAACAGTGACGGTCTGCTCGGTGCCGTCCTTCTTCTTGACCTTGATCTTCCGCTCGGAGGAGGTGATGACCTCGATGGCGGACATGAAGCGGTCGGAGATGATGGAGACGCCGAGGAACATGAAGATGAGGCTGAGGAAGTAGACGATTCCGCGGAGGACGACCTCGGAGGTGGAGAGGCCGTGCTGCGGCTGCCAGACGGAGAGGATGAGGCCGTCCTGGCACTGCGTCGCGTTGTCCAGGTGCACCGACTCATCCTGCGCGGCGCTGAGCGGGAGGCCGGACAGCAGGAGAGCCAGCACCATCGGGGCTGATTCCTCTGCAAGGGGGTTACTCCTCTTCGCGGGGCTATTCGCACGACGACGTCCACGATCCCATGGCGAGCGCGAGGGCACCTTCCGTCGCGACGCGGACACACTGACTGAGCGTCGCGGCGCTCGTGCAACAACCCGACGCCCCCCGCCCCGacgccccccgccccgcccctccccgcagcgtcgccgccgccgccgcgccgccgcgctgtCTTGACCGAAATTCTCCCCGAGACTTACCCCGCTGTCGCCGGCCACCGCGACGCCAGATCGCGGGTTCGCGGGTTCGCGGGTTCGCGGGTTCGCGGGTCGAGCCCCCTTCACCCCCCTCGAGATCTCTCGACTTTTTACCGGGTTCTTTGCAGTGTTCGTCAAATGAGAGGCTCCAAGCCGGAGAGGCTTAATTGCATTGAAACGTGGCGAAATTTCACCGCATGGCTCGttcttttatctattttctaACGGGAATGACGACTACGTGTCTCTTCTACATTTGACGGTAGAAAACCAAGGGGGAAAATTGGGaaataaggctaaaatacaTACTTTAAAGAAACTGAGAcgagatcccggccaccaccatgtagggctcgggttttccattttttttaaaagtttttttttaaaatttttattgtatttttgactgaaaatgactcagttttgagtcgaaacgtctcggttgatttgaattgtgtattttagccgtGTTTTCCGTTTTCCCCCCTTTGTTTCCTTCTGCTGCCATCGCCTCGGGctactctgtaaaaatttctttctaaatttgaccgagtttatcagaaacaAAACAACCCACATTCAATTGAAACCGGGAGAAAGAGGTTTGAGGTTTTATTCCCCCGTCAGACtcgatgtaaaaaataaactttaatccctcttttcacaaactaacttttttttcgactttgagtttttgaccGGAGAAAATATACGACTCGAGGGACACAAAAACAcctttactcaattttttgaaaatgtaggttgcttcctttctgataaactcggtccagttaGCAGTCCGTGCTAGAGAAGAACGACTcatgagccttcagccgttaCTATATTTTCgcggataaaacacgaattttctgggaaaattgtgcATTGTTTTCTCCAACTTTTTCAAAGACTCGCAATTTCATTCTCGAAGTCTTTATTCCGCGGACGGAAAACCTAACTCCACCCCTAGGTTGCGAAATTGATTCAAGCTATTcagtttttttacaaaaatgtacccgagcaattttttttaaaacgtttctgaatttttcatgagatcagTAGAAAcatcagcgaaattttcgatGAGAAATGCCCAAGATATTCTCACTAAAAAGCGATTTGCGCcaaacaatttggcaacatttgaaataCAGTTACATTTTTTCGTGAGGAGAACGACGCGCGACggggaaataattgaaaatgaaacttcaaagaaGCGTTTAAAGATacaacggagaaaaaaagtttgaaagaagAGGAAGCATGAACAACAACGAAGGATGGATATACACGCCCAGGATCAACGAATGGGGGAACCGCAACCTCACAACTATGCTTAACCAATTAACGAAGCGCATACAGATGAAATTGAGCCATACGACTGGTTTTATGAAAGTTAACTTACCACTTCACAGTGCAAACTATAAAATGCTTCGATAAATCCAACCCCTGAGAACATCCCACGACCTACATCCCCATCCAAGCATAGTGCGTTATTGACATCCTCCTCAGACGTCCGAAGCAGTTAAAGGAAATCGCcctcccacccctcccccctgggAGGGGATCTTTACTGTTTCCATCCTTTTCTTGTTGCGTCTTTCCCCTTCTCTATCGACCGAATTTTCCACTTTATGTCAGAGAGAGCACGTGAATAATTAAAGGGGGACCCTCATCAACAAGTGACACCACTTCCACTGCTACCTGTTGATCGTCCAGAGCCGTGCGGATTTGCGGtattgaaattggacgtatttctatcaaacggaactatgtgcattaagccgtgagccctgagacccataagaatacgtgcatagcagggctcacgtcataatgcacatagttctgtttgacagaaatgcgtccaattgaaaCTTTATTGAATGGAAAAGGATACTTAATCGAGATAAATTCCGGAAGTGGCGGGGTGAGTTTGTTTCGATCTCGTGAGAGGAAAGATTTATGCCGCTggtttaatttttagaaaaaagatgAGTTCTTTAGGAAGTTATGAAAGGTATACTTTAACCGAATCAATGGCGGATGAAAACCGTGATCGATATTGAGAGCGTCATTTGATGTGATCAATGACTTTCGTTCGGCCAATATCCATAAGTAATTGGACCATAAAAACGTATGAggagcttgaaggacaaggcgcaaaagtgcaatattgaaaatattgagatattcatgaattCATCAAAAACTGGTTTGAAATTAGGTATATTCCGTGGAAAATTCGCaaataaaatccaactttaaagcatcaaagagTGAGTTTAAACCTCCTTTCCGCTatgaggctccatgtaattttgaaaccttaAACACGTactttcttgaaatagcaagaactgcatttatgcgccttgtcctccg belongs to Bemisia tabaci chromosome 6, PGI_BMITA_v3 and includes:
- the Calx gene encoding sodium/calcium exchanger 1 isoform X1, with the translated sequence MVLALLLSGLPLSAAQDESVHLDNATQCQDGLILSVWQPQHGLSTSEVVLRGIVYFLSLIFMFLGVSIISDRFMSAIEVITSSERKIKVKKKDGTEQTVTVRVWNETVANLTLMALGSSAPEILLSIIEIYAKNFTAGDLGPGTIVGSAAYNLFVIISLCVYVVPDGEVRKIKHLRVFFVTATWSVFAYIWLYLILAVISEGVVEVWEGILTFLFFPATVLTAYMADRSQSHSFKSLRLNRNRVIVAAESGEINMAMEPEEEILEDSKDPESLADTLRMLKKENPGMSMDELERLAQERIMANLPKSRAFYRVQASRMLTGSHHSKISIREDSNQKIAPAPEGTQVFFRPQYYTVLENIGSFDVTVAREVADEKALRDTVKVDFTTEDGTAVAGSDYVGASGTIVFQPGEAEQRITLQIIDDDVFEENEHFYVHLTKARTVGGEGVVNLGQPATAVVMILDDDHCGSFGFADPKLETAENVGELKVTVYRSSGARGAVDVPFYTQNGTAKYGDHYGELTGVLHFQNNETQKTISIPIVEENSYQKRLTFYVQLEEPIKPNDKDRSSNHDLNVDEQIALQGKPSLGAISRLEVTITESNEFKNTVDKLVSSGPPSTIENTSWGQQFSDACKVLPDDDSDGEPATANCFDYVLHFLTLFWKLLFATVPPPGIFSGYVCFVISIIWIGVLTALIGDIASHFGCTVGLKDSVTAVTLVALGTSVPDTFASKVAAIQDNTADNSVGNVTGSNAVNVFLGIGVAWSIAAIYHWWHGRHFYVDPGNLAFSVTLFCSGACIAIVILVIRRSDAIGGELGGPVGAKMVTSLVLFCLWLFYITMSTLEAYHVIQGF
- the Calx gene encoding sodium/calcium exchanger 1 isoform X2, with the protein product MVLALLLSGLPLSAAQDESVHLDNATQCQDGLILSVWQPQHGLSTSEVVLRGIVYFLSLIFMFLGVSIISDRFMSAIEVITSSERKIKVKKKDGTEQTVTVRVWNETVANLTLMALGSSAPEILLSIIEIYAKNFTAGDLGPGTIVGSAAYNLFVIISLCVYVVPDGEVRKIKHLRVFFVTATWSVFAYIWLYLILAVISEGVVEVWEGILTFLFFPATVLTAYMADRSQSHSFKSLRLNRNRVIVAAESGEINMAMEPEEEILEDSKDPESLADTLRMLKKENPGMSMDELERLAQERIMANLPKSRAFYRVQASRMLTGSHHSKISIREDSNQKIAPAPEGTQVFFRPQYYTVLENIGSFDVTVAREVADEKALRDTVKVDFTTEDGTAVAGSDYVGASGTIVFQPGEAEQRITLQIIDDDVFEENEHFYVHLTKARTVGGEGVVNLGQPATAVVMILDDDHCGSFGFADPKLETAENVGELKVTVYRSSGARGAVDVPFYTQNGTAKYGDHYGELTGVLHFQNNETQKTISIPIVEENSYQKRLTFYVQLEEPIKPNDKDRSSNHDLNVDEQIALQGKPSLGAISRLEVTITESNEFKNTVDKLVSSGPPSTIENTSWGQQFSDACKVLPDDDSDGEPATANCFDYVLHFLTLFWKLLFATVPPPGIFSGYVCFVISIIWIGVLTALIGDIASHFGCTVGLKDSVTAVTLVALGTSVPERRAESEGQNG